GAGGATCTCCAAAATCCCATACCGGAGACAGAACCCATAGCTTGACACACGAAACTCGATGATTTTGACACGAAGCACATGCAAGTcagaagtgaagtgaatgaagAAGACATCCACTGCTACGGCGTTCGACATCTCCCATCGTGCTCCTCCATCACTGACGTAATCCCAAACCACATCTTCCTCTCACAACTCCACCAATGCCttcaccaacaccaacacccGACCATTCCCTCcgcaacctcctcctcttcctctccgtcttcatcatcgccttcttcccctcCGCCTTCCAAATCCTCCTCAAACCCTTCCTCTAccccctcgaactcctcggCGCCGAATTCAGTCCCCGACCCTTCGCACTCCCAACTTGCGCCTGCTGCCCAAACACAGTCGACTGTCCCACCGCGACAACACCAACCCCAATCTCAACCATGGCCTGGACGCAAAAGACTTTCACCCTCCCTTCCCGCGCAAGGGGGAGCTACCTCATCACCGACCACGTCTACTCTTCCCTCCCCGAGATCCGCGAGTACAAAGTTGGTATTCTGCATCTCTTTGTCCAGCATACGAGTTGCGCGTTGAGCTTGAATGAGAATTGGGACGAGGATGTGCGAGCGGATATGAGCGATGCGTTGGATCGGATTGCGCCGGAGGATCGGAAGGGGGAGTTGTATAAGCATAGTTGTGAAGGGTGAGTACCTTAGGCACAACTGCGTCAGGACGAGGGAGAGAATGCTGACGGTGTTGAACTAGACCGGACGATATGCCCGCACATATCAAGAGCGCGCTGGTGGGAGCGAGCGTGCAAGTGCCGATTACGGATGGGAAACTGGCGACGGGCACGTGGCAGGGGATTTGGTATTTGGAGTTTAGGGCGAGTAAGCATACGAGGAAGGTTGTGGCTACGATTCAGggggagaagaagtcgtgACTtggggaggagaaggtgatgAAGATTGTGGAGGGATGGGAGACATGAGTCGAAGACGAAGGGTTGGCATGATCCTACCTTAGGGTATGCTGCTCTGCTCGAGAGGACGCCACGGAAAAGCGCTCATGTCGGCGAATCCACGTAAAGAGAAATCTTGCGAAAAGGGTTGTGCTCAGCTGATGTGTCCCTCACGAGAGACAGAGCGGACATTTGCGAGTCAAGCTTAGGCACCACGGCTATCATGGCATTCCAGTACGACAGCAAACACCGATGGGACGCAGTATGCTGGAGACAGCATCTGACCCCAAACTTTCTCATGATTTGTATTCAGCGATGCACGTCATGAGCCAAATCAAGGACAGCCTTCAGCACTCCCGATCACTTGACCCTTCTCTGAACCACTCTCCGTCGATGAGTCCTTCTTGGCTCTCCCTTTCGCATTGACCAAATCCGACACCCAGAACGACGCCGCGATCACGAGTCCGAGCACGGCAAGTCCGATGCCCAGGTAGAATGCTCCACGATAGCCTTTCAGCAGCATCGTGCCGTCGGGGTTCAGATTTCTCTCGACGGTGCCGGCAAAGCCGAGACCAAGCGAGATCGAGTAGTTGGCAAGGGTATTGACGATTGACGCCGCCGAGCCTTGATATTTCTGCGGAAAAGCATTCGCCAGAAGAATTGTGCTGGCCGGAAACGTTGCGTCCTGTGAATGAACAGTCAATTTGGCGCCACGCGAACACTGGCAGACGCAGACTTACAACTCCCCACGGCACAACAACCATTGAGACAAACGTCCTCGCCCAGTACGTCTCATCAACAGGTGCCGTCGCAAGCAAGATCGAGCCAATCGCAATAGCAATCATGGCATACGTGAGTACGAAACTGGCTCCAAAGCGATTCAACAAATACCCAGTACAGACCGCCGCGAGCGCTCCCGAAGGAATAATGGGCACATTCTGCGCCGTCACGGCCAACGGCGAGTATCCACGCACATCCTGGGAGAAACGGAAGTAGTAGAAATTCCACAGCCCGAACGAAGCAAAGCCGACGCAGAGCACGACGAGCGTGAGAGTCGCTTCGACGTTGAAGTATTTTGCTGGGATGAGAGGGTGTTCAGCTCGGGCTTCCCACCAGCCGAAGGCgacaaggaggaggacgccGACACCGAGAAGAGCGCCGTTGTATGGTACTGCCCATCCTACCACGTAGGCTTGGTTCCAGGCGAAGTTGACCAGAATCAGGCCGGTCACGCTCAATGCTGTTCCGATGAGATCGAGTTCAGCAGCGGAGATATGTCGATCCGGACGAGAGGATAGTGAAGCCGGCACCACGAAGATAGTGGCGACAGCCATGGCCAGGCAGAGAAAGCTCAATGTCCAGAACGCCCAAGGCCACCAGGAGAGCTGACCGAAGAGCGAGCCTAGCAAGCATCCAAAGACGAAGCCGGCAGGGGCTAGTGATCCGTATAACCCAAACACGATATTCTTCCTCAGACTTTCTTCGGGGTACATTCGTCCTATGATGGCCACGGCATTGGGTATGATCAGCGCGGGTCCAATTCCCTGTAATGCTCGACAGacgtcgaagaagatgactTCTCCCGAATATCTGCGGACAACGATCAGCCTGAACATCCATCCGCCTTGAGAAAAGATGTCGATGTAACTGCTTACACACTAACTCCAGTGATAACGCTCCAAACCGCAAACCACGCCCACCCGATCAACAACATAGTTTTATACCCGTACACATCTCCCCACCGGCCTGCGGGTAGAATGAAGGTGCCTACAGTCAAGGCATACGATGCCGCGAACCAGCTCTGCTGACCGCTGTCGTCGGGCACCCCGAAGGACTCGCCTATGGGATGGAGAGCGGCGATGACGATTCCTAGACTGGCTTCTTGGAGGGCTTGCGTTGTGCTGAGGATTGCGATGAGAAGGTATTCTCGGAGAGGGGATAGCGATGTCATTGCCGTGTTGCGTTGCTGCTCATTGATCGGACTCGTTCGTCAGGTTCCGGTATGGCCAACTTACTGTCATTGTTTGAACTGGTAGCGAAGTAGGACGGACGTTGATGCCTGACATGGAGACGGTGGATGCCAGACACCAGACGTCGTTGAAGTATAAAACCTCAAATGATGCAATGCTGATCACCGGGCGTACCCTTCATCTGTGCAGATCATTGCGCTAGGCTCTGGTGACGTACGATGTAACTGCTTTCAGTAAATGCAGTGACGAAGGCCCGATCAGATCGAAGAATCGAACAGAATGTTGTGCTGTTTTCGTAGAAGCTTACGCTTTGGCACTCCGAGGTCAAGCAATTCAACCTGCAAGTGGGGAGACAGATTCTCGGTGTGTGAATGCACAGGTGACGAGCGAAACCGCAGAGGGCTGTATTCCAGTGTGTATGGTTTATATGTACTTGTAAGGGTTCATGATCCCATTCTGTCAATCGGGTCAGCAAAATCCGGATGAGCGGGCAGAGAAGAGGGCATATACTCACGGGATCGTACAAATTCTTGATGTCCTTCATCAACTTGACCATGGTATCACTTCGGCTGTATCCAATAAattccttcttcgccagtCCAAGGCCGTGCTCGGCAGATATACTTCCATTCCGCTTCTGTACCCACTCGAACACCCACGGCTCGAGTACTTTCTCGACCTCCTTGTCGTATCGTCTTGTTGCTACGTTGATGTGTAGATTCGAGTCACCCATGTGGCCATATCCGATAACATCAATCACCGGCTTGCTCTCGTCCTCGGCGTCCATCATTCCTGATTCTTGGAACTTCGCGCGAGTCTCCTCGACGAGAGAATATAGCTCTGGCAGTGGGATTGAAAGGTCGTACTTGTAGACGCCACCAAAGTGTTGTGATGCTTCACTCACACCTTCACGGCACGCCCAGAGATTTTGCGATTGTGTTTCGTTCTCTGCCACCACACCATCCTCAACAATGCCCTCGCCCATTACGTGTTCGAGAAATGCAgtgagcttctcgctatcGTGATCGGTGTTTGAGCCAGAGGTCTCAATGAGGCAGTAGAAGGGGTGCTCGCCTTGCAGTGGGAGTTTCGCGCCGGATGCACGTTTGTAGATTTGTTGGGAGTTGTTGTCCATGAGCTCGAAGGCCGAGAGGATTTCTTGTAGAGACTTCTTGGCCTCCTTGAAGGCTTCTTGAACTTTCTCGTATGATTCGAGACCAAAGTATGCAACGTTCACTGCGGGGCTGCGCTGCGGGCAGATGATGGAGACCGCAGTGACAATTCCGATGGTACCTTCGCCACCAATGAAGAGCTGCTTCAAGTCATATCCAGTGTTGTTCTTTCGCAGCTTGCTCAGGTCATCAACGATAGTGCCATCGGGAAGGACAGCCTCCAGGCCAAGCACATTGCCGTGCAAGCTTCCATATCTCAGCAGTCTTAGACCACCCGCGTTCGTCGCAATGTTTCCACCGAGCTGACATGTTCCCTTTGCGCCCAGATCCAGAGGAAAGATATGGCCGCGCTCAGCCAAGTAGTTGTCCGCCGTCTCGAGAATGACTCCTGCGTCCGCGACAAGGATGCCAGACACATCATCGAAATCGCGAACCTTGTTCATTCGTCCCAGATTTATGATGATCTCGTCGAAGACTGGTACAGATCCTCCCACGAGTCCTGTATTCCCTCCTTGTGGGTTCACCGCGATCATGTTCTCGTTACAGTATTTCAAGATCTTGCTGACCTGCTCTGTCGAACCTGGCTTCAACAAGAGCTTCGTTTGACCACGATACTTGCGCATCCAGTCGGCATTATACGCTTCCAGATCGTCGGTCGCATCCTGATTCACTCCATCGATAATGGCATTGTCTACGCCCAGGACCTCGCGAAAGTACTTCACATCCTCGGCATTGATCTCCTTGAACCGCGAGTCTCGTTTGATGTTGGGATATGATTCCGTTGTGTATTTGATCTTCTTCTGGCTGATACCGGATCGAGACGGCGGAGGACCTTCATCGGCGTTGGAGGCCGTCGTCGTTGCTTCTTGCGTCTGCCATCGTTGTTGTGAGGCGAGTCGTGATGCTtgaaggcggagaggaggtgaCTGCTGGAATGTGTTGTTGGCGAGGCGGAGACGCCGTAGGGACGGTATACAGCGGTGTATCGACGACATTGTGGTATGTTGTAAGAagtgagaggaagagagcgaCAGTGAAACGGCACAAGTGTTTCTTCTTTGACAAGCACGTCATGGTAAAAGATTAACCGCACGTACGAGCTCAAGCGGGCCCGTCCGTCGAGCTTCGGACTCGCGTTTGGCGATTGCCTGTAGCTTCCATTGCTCGTGACAGCTTCAATCCATATCGATACATCCACTCCCATCATCGCCAGAACATCCTCCATCTCGACTCACTGCCATCACCGGATACCTCGACGAATACAATCACATCCTCTCGACCACCCAACACCGATAAAACCTCCTCACCGCCACCATGGCCAGCGGCTACGACCGCGCcctctccgtcttctcccCCGATGGCCACGTCTTTCAGGTCGAATATGCTCTCGAAGCCGTCAAGCGCGGCACCTGCGCCGTAGCAGTCAAGGGCGCCGACGTCGTCGTTCTAGGCTGCGAGAAGCGATCCGCCCTCAAACTCCAAGACACCCGCATCACTCCTTCCAAGATCAGCATGGTCGACACCCACGTCTGCCTCGCCTTCGCCGGTCTCAACGCCGATGCACGCATTCTCGTCGACAAAGCTCGTCTCGAAGCGCAATCACATCGTCTCACTGTGGAGGATCCCGTCAGCATTGAGTACATCACCAAATATGTGGCCGGCGTGCAACAGCGATACACCCAGAGTGGAGGAGTGCGGCCGTTTGGCATCTCCACGCTCATCGTGGGTTTCGATCCTGGCAGCAAGGAGGCCAGACTATACCAGACCGAGCCATCAGGCATCTACTCCGCATGGTATGTCCACCAATTGATGATGAGTGCTTCGGCCAAATGCTAATCGGATTGATCGATACAGGAAAGCCAACGCCATCGGCCGCTCCTCCAAAACCGTCCGCGAATTCCTCGAACGCAATCACAAAGACGCCATGCCTCGCGACGACACAATCGAGCTGACCATCAAGTCCCTCCTTGAAGTCGTGCAGACCGGAGCCAAGAACATCGAGATCGCCATCATGGCACCAGGCAAGGGCGTGGAGATGCTGGCGGGTgaggagattgagaagaTTGTGGAGAAGATCAACACGGAGAAGGATGCTGCTGCGGAGGCGAACGCGAGCCGGAGAGGAGGTGCTAGAggtgctgcggcggcgggtGATGCGAGCAGTGCGGATGGTGCGGCGCAAGTGCTGGCAAACAGACCTGCTGGCGGCGCGGAGTAGATGATCATGGAGATGAGATGGGAACGAGCAAGGCGCCAACGAACAGGGAGGAATACAGAGATGTACAATataccatcctcctcgctcgtGTTGAGAAACGCGAATGAGAGATCAAAGATCCGATGCACGTTTATCCTCATGTCACACCATGTCCCACGAGAAGAAAATCATCGGAGAGATCGAGTCTGCACTGCTAAGATGTGTTCATATTCCTGCAGACCTGCGACTGGCAGATCGAATCTTGCATGCCCGATAACTCGTACCATACATAGTCCCTCCCACACATCCGGGGTATTTCGAAACAGCAAAAGATATGAAAACCAGAAATCAGAAAAACGCCAGGCGGTCGTGCAACTCGCCATTCTGAACACTCTCCCATCCACCCATCATTACACTTCGTCTCTCCTTCTCTCTCTGCATCTCGCATTGCTCTTTCAGGAAACCCTCAATCTGCATCAGATACCCCAGTAAGGCAACTAACTTCTCTGGGCCTCCGGCTGCGCTGCATCCTGCTGCGGATTGGCGTTTGCATCACTCAATTGCGCTTCTGTGGTCGGGTGGACGGCATCGTCAAGCTGTGCGTTGACCATACCACCCATACCTTCATCCTGATCGTGCACCAGGTCGGCGAACACATTGTCCATAGCTCCAGCGCTTTGCTGACTGCCACCGAACCCGGGACTGCTTACGCCGGCGCTCGTGGCGAAGCCAGCGTGCGAGGTGGGTACTTCCAGTTGACGCTGCTTGGGCGAGTCGAATATATCAGCAGGCATGCCGCTGGAGATGGTGCTGCCTGCAGGTCGGCTGCTGAACTCCGGGCTGACGCTGCTGCGCGTGTTGCTGTCCTTGTCCTCGGGGCGCGTGGGAGCAGGTGTCTCAAACATGTCGCCCGAGCCAGTGTCGAACAAGTTTGGATCGAAGTTGttcggtggaggagaacCGCCTGGAGGTGCTGGGTAGGAGAATTGACCTGGACTGCCCATGCGAGCTTCCCCCGTTGTGGCAGTAAAGCTATCATTTGCCGCAGCAGTGGTGAACTGATTTCCATACACATTGTTGACCATGGTCGTGCGCTCGCTTGGAGTTTCGTATCCGTGACCAGGATTGTGGGCCGCTGGAGCCGGTAACGATGCCATGCGCGCCTTGAAGGTCTCCAAATCGACGACCGCGGTAGGATCGTTCATCTCGAGAACAGCTTTGACCTTGAGCAGTCGGTCACGGTTGGCGTGAGGCTCGGATGCAAGGAAGTGGTCGACAATGGCGTTGCCAGCCAGACCTTCCAGAACGTGCAATGCCAAAGCAGTCATGTGCTTGAATTTGCGCGGAGGAGTCTCTCCCAATGGCTGCGCGGCGCCATTCTGGTGACTGCTAGACCCGGACGGACCTGGCGTCGCGGAGCCGGGAGGAGAGGCACTTGCATTCGAGCCTGGCATTTGCGATCCCATGGTATTCGACTGCTTGCGCTTCGCGACGTGCGGCTTCATCTTGTATTGCGTGGGAAGGTGGTCGGGATTGGTAATCCCGAGGGAAGCCATCAGCTTCTGTTGCTTGGTCGGGCGCGGCTTGCGAGTAGAGCCAGAAGCTGCAATAACGGGCGGCGGAACAGGCGCAACAGGGGCGAACTTGTGAAGCTCGCGTCGCAGGTAGTTTGTCTCTTctgcgaggaggatgtcggcACCTTCGATCTTTCGCAAGTAGAATCGCAGTACACCGACTTCGTCAGCAGTCGGAGGCATGGCGGGCTCGACGTAAGGCTTGATGAATTCGCGGAAGTTCTGACCATAGTTGCAGATATTTGCCAgcgtcttctcctcttccggcTGGAATGGCAGGGTCTCGAGCTCATCCTGCCACGCTTGGAGATCCTCAAGTCTTGGCCGCGCTGCATCGCGAGGGATCTTGACACGCCAGTCGCAGATGGGACAGGTATACTTGTCGTCCTCCTTGACCTTGCCTCGGGCAATCTTGAGGCACTTGCCGTGGTACCACTCGTGGCAGAGTTCGCACTCGATCATCATGCCGGCTTCAGATCTGCGACAGATACAGAAAACATCTCTGCTAGAGCTGCTTCCTTCTGTCTGCGGAGCaccttcgccttcctcgGGTGTGGCAGCACGAGATGACGGCTCTACTGGCCCGCGTGGCTTGTCGGTCAGATCGAAGCAGGACTCATTTCTCTTGTCAACCGTGATCATGTGCTGATGAAGAATATGCAACGGTGCATTGGCCTTTCCAAAGAGCTTCTTGCCTCGTCGCATCCAATCCTCGTGACGCTTGGACTCTTTCTCAAGGTCGATGGTACCATTGGGCTTACTCTGAAGTTCGTCCAGAGCGTCCATAACCTCCTTCATCTCGCGGTAATGAGGACGATTGCGGAACTCGGGATCCTTGCTTCGCTCAACCAGAGACTGTATCTTATCCTGCACTTCGCGCTGCTTCTTCAAGATAGCATCGACAGCCGCAAGTGTCTCTGGTGTGACCGGAAGCGTCGAAGCCTGCCGAGATAGCGCATCGAGCTGCTGGTAGTGCACTTGTTCGACAGCCATGAGCTCCTTTGACTTTTGCTCCCAGAGCTCTCCTTGAGCCTTGTGCTCGCGGAAGAATGCCATGTCGGGATTCGTGTCCGGTACCAGAagctcttcgccttccttGATGTGCTTCTCGATTTCGCCAAGGGTCTGCTCTTGCCGGCCAGTCTCGGGGTTCGGGCGCTTCTCCTTGCCAGAGTCGTTCCATCTCAGTCGCTTCAACACACGCTCGAGCATGTCCATCTCCGGCATGTCCACGTGGAAGTCTCGACCGCGCTCAGCGAGCTCTTCGAAGTCCGCAGTCGTGCGGGAGAGAATGTCTCCAATGGCAGCGTTGGCATCTCTTTGAAACTCCTCAATGTTCTCGGCGCGTTCACGCAGGGTATTGATCTCTGGACAGTCAAAACCGATCTTGTCTGCGCTTGCCAGGAGGTTCTGGATATTCGAGACCTTGCGGAGTTCCTTGTCGCGCTCCTCAGCTTCGACCATCTTGGCAGTGCTCTTGCGGGCGGGCTTCTCGCTCTTGCGACGATTGGTCTGCTTGCGGGTGATGTAGCTAGTGGCCTCCTCGACCCACTCATTGCACCGATCCACAAAACGCCTCAAGTCTGCGAGTTGCGGCAGCTCATACTGAATCTTTTCGCCTTCTGCCAAGAGTGTTCTAAGGTGCCTGAGTGAAGGACGATCGTTCTCGTCCAGCTCACTGTCGACCTTCGCGGCCCACGTCTCGGGAATGTTGGCTTTGTCGACGGCTTTGCGGACGATAGTCTTGAGGGGCTCATCCCCCATGCGATAGTAGAGCACATGGTCTTTGTACGCTCCTCCAGAGTATCGGTCCGCTTCGTTTGCTTCACAGCATTCGTAGCTACCAGCATGCAACAAGCACAGAACCTTGCCGGATCTCTTGCAAATGTAGCGTGAGAGATAGCAGTAAGATTTGCAGAACGTGCAGAtgacctcctcttcttcggtcGCAGGGTCGATCGTCTCGGGCTTTCCCTGGTAGCGAGGACCTTGGTAGGGTTCCTCTGCCGACGTACCGCTTTCGATGCTGGCGCTTGCACTCAGGAATTGCTGCCGCATGCCGAGCTCGTCATCACGCATACGTTCAAGAGCTGGGGCTAGCCACTTTGCAGTACGGATGGTCTGGTCGCGCGAAGCTGCGGTTAAGAGTAGCTCATCGTGGGAAAAGCATGGCTGCTTCCGGTAATCTCTCAATCGCTTGacaccctcctctccgaaAGGCTCCCAATCGGCAGGAGCGAAGTTTACGGCCTCGTTGAAGTTGAAGCCGTGGTTGAAACCAGCGTGGTACGCTTTCGGGAAGGTGACGACAAACTCGCCAGCATGCTGATCAACGGCATACACTCTCACGCCTGCCTTACGAAGCTTGTCGGGCTTGGCGAGTGTGACCAGCTGGAACAGCAGGTCCGGCTGAGTTTCGAAAAGCTCAGGCATGTCATCTTTCAATGCTTGCTCAAATTTGGCGGTGTCCTCGCCAGGAATGCCGTACCAAGTCTTGGTCTCGCCGAAATGCTGGTAGTTTGCCGAGTACGTGAAATGATCCTCGTTGTGCCAGCAGAAAGTGGAGAAAACCATGCCGACGTAAAGCCATGGCACTGTCATGCCAGAAATGTCAGACTTGATGTGCCGGAACAACGACTCCTTGTCGAGTGGGAGAGTGTTGAGATTCCATGGATCGATAGAATAAGGATCGCGTGGGTGCTTCTCAATCGTCGGAAACCCGCTGCCATGCGTGGTTGAATGAATGTCGGCACCATATTCGACTTCGGTCGCGTCTGACAAATCGTCCACCAGACGCCAAAACTCGCGCTCAACGTCGTCCTCGACAAGAAAGTTCTTGTTTTCGTTGAACGGAGTAAACTGCCGTGGGATAGTCGAAAAGTGGTAATTCTTGAACTCGTTCGCTCTCCGTTGGAAGCCGGCAAGGGAGTACACGTCGCCTTCCTCAAAGCCGTACTCATTGGTACCGACCAAGCAGCGAGGGCAGTGCCACTCGTGTTCAGGCGCATGTGTGCGTGGAGGGTCCAGACATCCCATATGGTACACATTGTCGCAGCTCTCGCACTTGAGGAGTCGATGCGGGTCATCGCCTTTGCCGCATGTTTCGCACATCTCGCCCGGTCGAAAGTCCACACGATCACGGACGGCTTGAAAGCGCGCTGCAGACATGCGTGAGTGATGCATGTTGCTACCAGCAACCGTAGGCACATCTTTCCGCAAGCGCTTGCTTCGCCTGTTGATGAGGTCAACCTCGTCGGGAGTCAATTCGGAATGCTGTCGCTTCAGTGCCGCAAGCCCGGTCGGATTCGGTGCGATTAATTGTGGATTGCTAGACGGTCCGTTCTCGGGAAGCTGGTGGGCTTGATGAGGAGGCTGTGGCGTTCCATTACTTGGCAGGAGTCCGTTCATTCCGTTGACAGGCATGAAGCTCGGGGTGGGggctggcggtggtggatgaGCGTTTACTGAGGTGAACCCGCCAGCGTTGACTGGCGTGAAGCCACCGGCATTAACGGGTGTGAACCCGCCTGTGGTCGGTGGCTGAGGTTGATGCGGCATGGGCTGGTTGGGGTGAGGCTGACTTGAGTGAGGAGGCGGCATCGATTGAGGAGTGTGGTGAGGTGTCGTATGCTGGTGAGTCTGGTGCTGCGGCATGGATTGTGGGGTATGATGTTGCTGCATGTGCTGTGGACCgtggtgctgctgcggcATATGTTGGGCAGGATGATGCTGCATGGGAGCGAACTGTGGTTGTCCGAATGCGAATGGCGACTGCGAAGGACTGTGGCTGTGGCCGTTGAGAGACGCATTGAGAGCAGCCGATGCCTGCAGTGTCGGAGTATGCTCATGCGACGCGGAGCCTGGAGGTCGCTTCGCCGGTGAAGGACCGGGTGAGGGAGTATACGGTCCACCAttcatcatctccatctGGTGCTGTACCCCTGGCTTGGCCAAGCGCAGGTACTCCTCATATGGGAACAGCCACTTCTGGTATGAGTTCTTCAACGATGTGGACAATGAAGACATGATCTTTCCGCTGTATCCGAGATCTCGCCCGACTTCAGCccatctcttgctcttgcacACGAGATCGAACCCTCCTTTGCGCTCGACTGTCTTCTTCAGGCGGTACAAATCGAGTGGTCGCTTGTCGACGCTTGGGAAGCGATTGAGGTTGTGGCCATTTTGCTTGTGGAATTTGGCCAGCTGGTCGAGATAGTCGTTATTTACTCGGTTGCCTCCTTCAACAGAGTTGAGCTCCTGTCGACGGGTTCGGAAGTGGAATCGCTGTAGAAGACATGTTAGCGGGGCGATCACAGTCGTTAAAAGTTGAATGTTTCTTACCTCAGTATTGATTGCGAATGGTGGATTCCAGGCGTCTGGTGGAATGATCTTCACAATACCGTACTTGCTGCCCTCGGGTGCAATCTTGCGCATGTACTCCATCGGATCACGAAACTCTTCCTCCGTAGGTCTGAAGACTGGCGCATTTGGGATATCGAACAGCCGGTGACTGCGTGGCTTCTCGTCCGTACGTCGCTTTGGGTGCCCGCGACGCTCTACAGTTGTCATATCAAGCGGCTCAGCCCGTCGAGCACTGAGCGGGATTGCATGGTTGTTGCCAGATGGCGGACCGTTCAACGTGCCAGGAGCGGAGGGTGTTGCGGTTTTGGTGGGCACCTTTGGTGCGCTCATGCTCGAAGAGCCAGCCACTGCAGCTGTGGGAGAATCTCGAGCTGCCATCATTTGCGGCGGAGGCCCGCCGACGCTCGGTGGGACGACCATGTCGGCGATGAGGGGGCGCTGCGGCCCAGGCAGGATGGTCGCTCAGCGGTGGAGATGTATCGTGGACGAAATTGAAGCGGATCAGGTGGATCGTGGCGCATGGAGCGGTGCGAGGTCAGAGGGGTCACTTGCGAATTTCGGGCAATGTAACTCGATGTCGAGGTCCGTTGGAAGGGGTGCTCAAGTGCGAGAAATCTGGTCTGCTCTGGGTGTTAGAGTTGCGTCGAGGCAATTGGCGATCTGGGCTGGTCCAGTCGCTCAAGTTGGCGGAATACGTCGATATGGCGAAAGGTGGGAGGAAGGCAAGGTATGAGTTGGAATGCGAGGATGGATCTCAAGGAGCGACTCTGGCCCTCCGATATTCTGGTAGCGTGACGTAAAATGCGCAGTCGACCCGCGGTACCGAACGCAAGTTCTGTTCTTGGGTCAGAATGTGAGCTCGGGCTGCTTGGAGTTGGAGAGCGATCTGTGGTCATGTGGTTGGAAATATCGTCCGCAAGGCAAGGCACGAGGCAAACTTGTCGGACTCATCGTGACTTCCGCTCATCTGGCCCGAGggaggtgatgtcgagatTCTAGATCCGGCAGGCGGACTTGACTCCGCTTTCAGGCAGAACCCACGCCAACTTCACGTCTTCGGCTGGCTGGCTCACTCGACaagacgatgtcgtcgatgtgcGCCTGTGCATAACATCACAATGCCATGGAGAAGACAAtcccgcccatcccggcgTTCTATGCCTGCTACCTGCTTCGATCGATAGCACGTCACTCCTCCACATACATCGGCAGCACGCCGAATCCTCCGCGACGGCTCAAACAACACAATGGAGAGGCCAAGGGCGGCGCGGTCCGGACGTCGAGAGACACTCTTCGACCATGGGAGATGACATGTTTAGTGACCGGCTTTCCCAGCAAGATCGCAGCTCTGCAATTCGAGTGAGTGACTGCGGTCATCGATTGTGTCTGGCCTCTTTGTGTACAAATGCTGATGGTGACATTGCTTTCCTTAGATGGGCATGGCAGAATCCAAACTTGACTCGCCATATCGCAGTCGACTCTCGCATCACACAAACAAAGATGAAAACCCGCATATCTCCAAAGTCGGGTAAAATGCGAAAACGTGCTGCTCGACCACGACTGTGCTTGACGGATCGACTGGCcaatctccatctcctcctccgagcGAAGAGCTTCGAGAGATGGCCGCTCAAGCTCACATTCTTCTGCGAGGATGTACATCGCATGTGGGTGAGATGGAC
This genomic interval from Zymoseptoria tritici IPO323 chromosome 8, whole genome shotgun sequence contains the following:
- a CDS encoding putative major facilitator superfamily transporter (MFS-MDR transporter belonging to the DHA2 subfamily. These type of MFS transporters are implicated in MDR and secretion of fungal secondary metabolites.) — encoded protein: MTSLSPLREYLLIAILSTTQALQEASLGIVIAALHPIGESFGVPDDSGQQSWFAASYALTVGTFILPAGRWGDVYGYKTMLLIGWAWFAVWSVITGVSVYSGEVIFFDVCRALQGIGPALIIPNAVAIIGRMYPEESLRKNIVFGLYGSLAPAGFVFGCLLGSLFGQLSWWPWAFWTLSFLCLAMAVATIFVVPASLSSRPDRHISAAELDLIGTALSVTGLILVNFAWNQAYVVGWAVPYNGALLGVGVLLLVAFGWWEARAEHPLIPAKYFNVEATLTLVVLCVGFASFGLWNFYYFRFSQDVRGYSPLAVTAQNVPIIPSGALAAVCTGYLLNRFGASFVLTYAMIAIAIGSILLATAPVDETYWARTFVSMVVVPWGVDATFPASTILLANAFPQKYQGSAASIVNTLANYSISLGLGFAGTVERNLNPDGTMLLKGYRGAFYLGIGLAVLGLVIAASFWVSDLVNAKGRAKKDSSTESGSEKGQVIGSAEGCP
- a CDS encoding proteasome core particle subunit alpha 4, which produces MASGYDRALSVFSPDGHVFQVEYALEAVKRGTCAVAVKGADVVVLGCEKRSALKLQDTRITPSKISMVDTHVCLAFAGLNADARILVDKARLEAQSHRLTVEDPVSIEYITKYVAGVQQRYTQSGGVRPFGISTLIVGFDPGSKEARLYQTEPSGIYSAWKANAIGRSSKTVREFLERNHKDAMPRDDTIELTIKSLLEVVQTGAKNIEIAIMAPGKGVEMLAGEEIEKIVEKINTEKDAAAEANASRRGGARGAAAAGDASSADGAAQVLANRPAGGAE